cggggggGTCACTCGTCGCTGCTCTCGAAGAGCTTCGGGTTGAACTCGcctcggggcgtcgcggacggcggcgtgacgcgcgccgcgtccacgccgtcgcccgaccACTGGGACGAGTTCTCGTCGGGGGAGTCGTCGGGCGGTTCGAACGGACGGAACGGTCCGTCGTCCCGAGCGTCGTCCAGGAACGGCGGGGAGAGCGCGCTGGGCaggagagccgcggcggcgagggaaaaggcggcggcggcggcggggggaggcggcggcgcgaccaTCAGCggaccgcgggcgacgtTCAAGACGGCCGGCTCGggcggcatcgcggcgaagacgaagaAGCCCGGTCATTCGGAGCCGGAGCGGCCCTCGTGGCTGGACGACGTtcacgcgagcgccgcgccggtgcggTCCAAGTCGCCGCCAAtcgccggccgccgcgccgtcgccgccgcgccgaatTCGCCGGATTCGCCGAGCAAGAGCAGCGCGCTGACGGGCCAGAAGCTCACCGCGTTGAAGCGCAGGCAGGACCTGAACCGTCGCTCGCTgtcgcgcacgagctcggcgggtgGGTTGTCGCAGTTGTCACagctggacgcgtcggacgccgaATCGGACACAGCTGTCGAGCGGGGGACACGGCTGGCGGGTcggagagccgcggcggtcgctcCACCCAACTCGCTCTCCAGGTCCGTCCCGAGCGGCACGGgcgtgggcgtgggcgggggcgtcgttcgcgacggcgtgtcCAAGTCTGGGACTTTCTCGAGCATGATGAACAAGTCGCGGAGCAGGGAACCGTCTCCGGCGAGGGGGAGCTtagcggcgcggggcggcgggaacgaGTCCGGCTCAAAGGGCgggacgttcgcgccgggGGGTAGGAAGACCCCGACGGAGTTtggccgacgcggcgcgctgagGCAGAGCgccaacggcggcgtggacgcggcggggcccGGGGTGAAGGTTGGCGCGGGGCTCGATCGCGGAAGCCCGAGGAAGCCCGTCGGACCAGGTTCCGGAATCAGGTCCGGAgcctccacgccgacgcggattcgttccggcgcgtccaccccgaccaggtcgcggggcgtcgtggacgcgggcgcgcgtcccctcgaggacggcgacgtggaaaCGGCCGACCTCCAGCCGTTAtccgcccccgacgcggcgctgcgcaaggcgatggcggctctcgcgacggcgtccaagGCTAAACCGAAGGATCTCGACTGGCAGGCGCAGTACGAGGCTCTGGGGAAcatgcgacgcgcggtggtgCACCACTCGCCGCTGGTGGTTCCCGTGATGCACAACTTTGTGCTCGCGATAATCCCCGCGATCGAGTCGCTGCGTTCCGCCACGTGCACGCTCGCGATGAAGCTGGTGCGGGAGGTTGGACAGTTCATAGACAGCAGGGCGCTGGAGCCCGAGCTGGACTACCTCCTGCCGACGCTGGCGAAGAAGAGCGGGGAGAACACGTGGCTTGGCGAtaccgccgaggagatcaTCGAGGATTTCACCAGGAAGCTCAccgacgtccgcgtgctcgccgcgctgctgccGAGCACCAAGCACAAGAACTCTGTGGTTCGGCAAAAAACCACCTGGCACATCGAGTACGTCCTCTCAAACGCCACAGCGAGCACGTTCAAGGGAACCGCCGCGAACAGGGACCTGCTGGAAAAGACGTTCGTCACCCTGATCCCGCTTtgcgaggagggcgaggtgaACCTGCGCGCGTTGGCGAAGCGCAGCATGTGCCACCTGCACCGAATGCTCGACTCGGCGGATTTCGACCGGCTGCTCAAGGGTCTGCAGAACGAGatgaaggcgaagaaggttCGGTCCGTGGTGGAAAAGGGCCCTCCGCCGCTGCCCACGAGCAGCGGCGGCACCAGCAGGAACGGCTTCGGCACGTTCACCCCCAGGGGCCGCAGCTTAAACGCCACCCCGGACCGCACCAGGCCCAACAGCCGatccgaacgcgtcgacggcgacctcCTCTCGCAGCACAAGtttggacgccgcgcggggggcgccgccgccggcgccaaccAACGGAAGGACACGCACGCGCTCGACAGCGGGCGGgtctcgccggcgccgctcccgctcgccgagccggtggcgcgcaagccgatcgcgcgcggcggtgggggcggtggcgacgacgggtccgcgAAGATGATGGACGCGCTGAGGGCTCGAGCGTCGATCAAGTCGAGCCCGCAACGCGGTCCGGGCGGGTCTCGCAACGGCAGCCCTCCCGGGGGAGACGGGGGAAACGGCGGTAAGCTCCTCGAGGCGTTGGCTCCGGCGTTCGTTAAGCTCAAGTCCAAGGACTGGACGGAGCGGCTCGACGGACTGAGGAAGCTGGAGGCTGTCGCCAAGCGCGCAAACTCGGCTTCGTTCACggagcgggcgacgacgcagatGTTCGACGTGATGACTCCCACGATTGGCGACTCCAACTCGAAGGTTTCTtcgcaggcgctcgagacgCTGACGGATATCTTACCCTCCATCCGCGACGggatggcgcccgcgctgaaGACGCTCGTCcccaagctcgccgcggggattGGTTCCACGAACGAGaaggttcgcggcgccgcggaggaggcttgCGAGTCGCTGGTGGACTCCGTCTCGCCCGAGCTCCTGGCTCAGCCGTTTGCGCACTGCGTGACGTACGGcgtggcgagggcgaagcCGGCGCTGCTGCACAGActggcggacgtcgtcgaggctgtGCACCCGACGAAGCCGCAGCTGATCAGCAAGCACGtgctcccggcggcgatgtccacGCTCATGAACGAGAAGAACCTGGAGATCAAGGCGGCGAATGCGTCGCTCGTGTCGACCATCGCGAGGCTCCTCGGGAAGGAGGCTCTGCTGCAGCACGCGCAGGCcatctcgcccgcggcggaacgGAAGATGGAACAGTGCCTGTCCGGCAAGTAGACGCGCTATTTAACGGTGATTATGCTCGTTGTACTCTTTCTTTCAACACAGTCTCTCGTAATAAAAGTGTTGATCTCTGTCCATAAGATTAAGCCGCCCTGAGTCGCGCCGGGATACtcactcggcggcgccagccgcgtcctcctcctgccTGTACTGCTCGCGCCACTTGTCGCCCTTGTTGTTCTTGGGCGCGCCCTTCTCAACCTCCGTGGTGGACAGGTTGAGCTTGCTGCCCAGCGCCTTGTCGTCGTACTTGGTGATGTCCTCATCGTAGTTCTCCACGGTCATGGACTCCTTGAGCGTCTGCGTCACGGGCTTGGCGAGGAGGCCGTCGCGGCCCTTCTCGtcagcctccttctcggAATCCGACGAGATGTCCTTGCCGAGACCGAgggcctgcgcggcgagctccttcttcagcgcctcgcgcgcggccttCTGCTCGGGGGTCTCGgactcgagctccttcttgcGGCGCTCGATGTCCGCCATCTGCTGGCCGAGCGGGGAGTTGGGGTCCACAGCCTtggagatggacgcgagccTCTCGGTGGCGTTCTTGCCGCGGGAGTcctcgccgaagccgccgtaGGCGCGGCCCTCGGTGGTGAGGATCTTGATCGCCTCGGAGACGTCGGCGGCCttgccgaggtcgccgagcttgggcgcgagggagccggcgccgagggggaGGACGAGCCAGGAGATGCCCTCGATGGAGCCGAGGAGGGTGCCGGGGAGGCCGTGGCCGGTAACCGCCTTGCACAGCAGGGAGAGGCCGACGacgggcaccgcggcggcggtgacgatggGAGGGATCTTGTAGGTGATCTCGTTGTACTTCTTCATGATGTCGTCCATGCCCTCGGCCTTGACCTGTTCAACGCGAGCGGGGGATCGAGGGTCGGGAGATGTTAACGACGGTTCCGATTGTCGGGACGATCGAGGGGTACGCGGGTCGCGTTGAGGGCGACGAGACGCCAGATCCGCCGGGGTTCGCGTCACCGCAAGGGTAATGCCATATCAAAGGGCGGGAACCCACCACGAGGGCGTTGGAGCGGCGTCCGgaggtcaccgcggcgcggcggaacGCGGAGGGGGCGACCTGGCGAGACCCGATGCGAGCCCTGCGGgtggagggcgtcgcggaggcgcgaacGCCGGTCATGGAGACGGTCATGGCGGCCATTTCTTCGGTTCGGAGGCTTAGACGGGAAGAAGAGCGGGTCCTCAACCGGTCGTGGGTGCACGAATGAGCGCCGGGGAgggtcggcgacgctgaAGCTCCGCGCCCGACCCTCGAATCGAAAGCGCTTTCGGATCGGCGAGAGATCAGGACCCGAAATGCCGCCCTCTGATTGGTCCAGAGTGCGATAATCTCCATTTGGCAGGTGCGGATGCGCGAAGGAAGTTGGAGTTTGCTCGGGTCGACACGAGATGCGCTTCACCCGCGCGCACTTGCACTTGCCCCCGCGGCACGACGAAaggaggagacggcgaccgcgcgattTCGTTCGGGGGACCACGATGATGCTCGCGATTTCGACCGCGTGTCGGCACCctccggcgagcgcgcggccgggTCGGACCCCGACtaccgggcgccgcgtcatCCCCGCTGTGATGGCgggacgccgggcgcgcgcggtggcggttcgatcggtggacgacgcgaaggacgacggttcgtccgcggaggtcgacgcgagggcggacgaggaggccgaaCAGCCGCGACGAACCTTCGGgtccgacgtcgaggccatcgccgcgcgcgggctcgcgggcgcgctgcccgaggtggacgcgaggctcAGGATCGCCATGCGGGGCGAGGCTGCCGGGTCGCGCTccgacaccgacgccgacgccctcgacgccaaacgcgcggccgcccgcgccgaggaccaGGCGGTGGACATCGTCGCGTGCCTCAAACAaaccggcgcgctccgcggctaCGGAGCGGCTCGACTCGTGCCCCGACGCGATTACGCCCTCTCCGAGCTCAAGCTGAACGGCATCGAGGCGGAGAAACTCCTGTCCCCGACCGAGAGCACCATATCGGGCCTGCGGGACGtgctcggccgcgtcgcgctcgtctcgGTGGGCGCGTGGGTGCTGTCGTCGcacccgtcgggcgcgcAGGTCACCGGCGTTTTGgcaaccgccgcggcggcgattgcgATTGACCAGGTGACCTTCGCCGGGGggatggaggcgctcgcgctggacaCGTTGGCGCAGGCGACGAGCAAAACGTACGTCGCCAGGCTTCGGCTccacgaggcggcgcactTTCTCGTGGCGTACCTCATGGGCATACTCCCGAAGGGGTACACGCTGTCAAGCTTAGATGCGTATAAAGAGTACGGCGCGCTCAACGTCCAAGCCGGTTGCGCCTTCTGCGACGGGGCGTTCCAGGCGGAGGTTGCCAAGGGGAAGATAACCAGCGGGTCGTTGGGGCGGTTCAGCTGCGTGGCGCTGGCGGGCATAGGGATGGAGTACGTGGCGTACGGGTTCGCGGaggggggcgtcgccgacgtgaGGCAGCTGGACGGGATGCTGCGGGCGCTGGCGTTTTCGCAGAAGAAGAGCGACAGCGAGGTGCGGTGGGCGGTGCTCAACACGATATCGATCCTGCGGAGGCACGAGGGGACGGTGCGGAAGCTGAGCGAACGAATGGCTGCGGGGGCGTCCGTCGGCGAGTGCATCCGGCTCATAGAGGacagcctcgacgacgtgtaGAAACGATGCGCGAATGATAATTGCTCGAATTGAAAGGAATCGAAAGAAGaacgtcatcgcgcgccggTCTCGCTATGCGTGCTACGTACCGGCTGGTGCGCGAGTGCCTGACTCTTatgcgacgggcgcgggcttccTCGCGCTGAAGAAGAtgaacccgccgcggatgtCGCACTCGAAATCCACCAACCCGCACTCGACGCACAAATCCCTGAGGTCCTTCTTGTTCCACTGCCTGAACCCcctggcgccgcccgccctgcccaccaccgccgcctgcagctcccgcatcgccgcgtccacccgctgctgcgtctcgtcgtccgcgaacggAAGCTGCGGGGTGAGGAACGTCGTGCCGCAGAACGAGCCGCCGGGTTCCAACACCCTGCAAATCTCCGCGACAGCCTCCCTGGGCTGCGGCCAGCAGTGAATAGCGGCCCCCGCGTGCACGCCCCCGACGCTGTCGCTCGTCATCGGGATCctcgcgatgtccgcgcgGACGAACAGGAGATCCTCCTGGTTCGTTAACGTCGCTTCATTTTTTCCGTCCACGAGCCCCTCCTCCGTCGCAAACGTCCTCGCCTGCCGAAGCATCGCGTCGCTAAAGTCCAGCGCCACGACGCACCCGTAGTCCCCGCTCTTGACGAACCGCCGGGTGAACAACCCGCTGCCGCACGACGCGTCAACCACGCACttgcccgccgcgaacggcagGAGCTTCGCCTGAGCGAGCCGGAACTCCTCGTCGGGCCCCGGGAatcccgcgcgggcgaacgAGTCCCGCCAGCCGCGTTCGTACGCGAACGCAACCTGCGGGGTCTCGAACGTGCTGGTTCCGAGGTAGGAGGACGTGGGGATGAggccgcggagctcgggaGGGAggaacgagcgcgcgaggtccTGGAGGGAGACGGGCTCGGACGAGCGGGCGttggtcgcggcgccgatggtgAGGTCCCAGATGCCGTCCGTCTTGCCGTACCGGAGGCCGTTGCGTGGGCTGtatccggcgtcgtcgagggcctGGAGGGACACGGGGCACGCCAGCGGGGCCCTCGATACGGTtctggcggcgatgggctcgggcgcggggggagacGGGGCGCCCTCGGGCATGTCGTCGAGCACTCCGTCGGGCTCGATCTCGACAGCCTTCGCCACGACAccggccctcgcgcgcctgtTGGGCGCCGgttggcggtgacgacgggtcgccgcgacgcgaggggcggcgggcgcgagcgccacggtgactgccgtcgtcgtcatcgatgctaggacgcgcggggcgggtcgTGGAGACCTCTGCGCGCGTGGAAGTGCGTGGGGTGCCCACGTGGCCAACGGAGAACTCGGCCCGAGACgtgcgctcgacgcgtcgattGAGCCGATGTGCAGATGTGTGAGAGAGCTGCAGCTCACAGGTTGAACCGAATCCCTGGCACGTTCAGGGTTTGGGAAGCCCCGAGTGCGGCGGGACGTTcgggcgcgggatcgcgCCGGAAGCGCACACTTCGCGCGCGCAGCACCGGCACGCGTCGAACCTCAGCTCACTCTCGAGCTTACGCGGTCGCgatccagcgccgcgggtgaccCACAGCGCGTCCTCAGCTCCGTCGAAGCGGGCGGATCAGTCGCGCACGACGTAAAAGTTCAGCGGCTGCAGACACTTTTGAGAAGCATGGCTGACACCGAGGCGCCGGTGGCTCCCACCGAGCCCGCGGGCCCTTCCCCGTACGAGGAAAAGGCCCCGTACTATGCCAAGCGCATCGAACTCTTCGAGAAGTActtcgagcgcgagggcgccaaggtcgaggaggccaagTCCAAGAACGAGCCCATCAAGGTGGTCATGCCCGACGGCGCCATCAAGGAGGGCATCAAGTTCGTCACCTCCCCCTGGGACATCGCCATGGGCATCCACAAGAAGCTGGCGCAGGGAtccctcctcgcccacgTCGACGGCCAGGACTGGGACATGCGCAGGCCCCTTGAGGGCGACTGCTCCCTCAAGCTCTTCGGCTTTGACGACCCCGAGGGCAAGGAGCTGTACTGGCACTCATCCgcgcacgtcctcggcgaggcgctcgagctcgagtaCGGAGCCGACCTCACCATCGGACCCTCCATCGAGGAGGGATTCTACTACGATTGCTTCCTCGGAGAACGCACGCTGAGCGCCAGCGAGACGGACGGCATCCAGAAGCGCATGGAGGCGATCATCAAGGAGAAGCAGCCCTTCCAGCGCATCGTGGTGAGCCGagccgaggcgctggagatgTTCCAGGAGAATAAGTTCAAGGTTGAGCTCATCAGCAACCTCCCGGAGGACGCCACCATTTCCTGCTACCGCTGCGGCCCCATGGTCGACCTCTGCCGCGGCCCCCACCTCCCCGACACCGCGTGGATCAAGACGGTGTCCGTCAACCAGTGCTCGCGGGCGCACTGGAGAGCCGACGTCACCAAGGACCCTCTGGTCCGCGTCTACGCCGTCACCTTCCCCGACAAGAAGCTCATGGCCGAGTACAAGCTTcgcatcgaggaggcgaagaagcgcGACCACCGCCTGATCGGTCTCAACCAGGAGCTCTTCTTCTTCCACACCCTCTCCCCGGGCTCGTGCTTCTTCCTGCCGCAGGGCGCCAAGATTTACAACAAGCTGATGGAGTTCATCCGCGAGAAGTACTGGGAGTACGAGTACGACGAGGTCATCACCCCGAACGTGTACAACTTCGACCTGTGGAAGACCTCCGGTCACGCGGCGCATTACAAGGAGAACATGTTCTCGTTCGacgtggagaaggcggagtTTGGCCTGAAGCCGATGAACTGCCCCGGGCACTGCGTGATGTTCGGCAACCGCAAGCGATCCTTCCGCGAGCTGCCCATGAGGCTCGCCGACTTTGGCGTGCTCCACCGCAACGAATTCAGCGGCGCGCTGCACGGTCTCACTCGCGTGCGCAGGTTCCAGCAGGACGACGCGCACATCTTTTGCCGCCAGGATCAGATGGAGAAGGAGCTTGCGGCTTTCGTGAAGATGCTCGACGAGATTTACGAGGTCTTCGGCCTCACCTACGAGATGAAGCTCTCCACCAGGCCCGAGGGGTACCTCGGCGAACTGGAGACCTGGAacaaggcggaggctgcgctggaggcggcgctgaacGGTACGGGCAAGGAGTGGAAGCTCAAccccggcgatggcgcctTCTACGGTCCCAAGATTGACATCACCGTCTTTGACGCGCTCAAGCGAAGGTTCCAGTGCGCCACCGTGCAGCTCGATTTCCAGTTGCCCATCCGTTTCAACCTGTCTTACGTCAGCGAGGCGAACGAGCCCGAGCGCCCGATCATCATCCAccgcgccatcctcggctCCGTGGAGCGCATGTTTGCCATCCTCACCGAGCACTTTGCGGGGAAGTGGCCCTTCTGGCTCTCGCCCAGGCAGGTGATGATCGTGCCCATCAGCGAGCAGAGCAGGGACTATGCGCATGAGGTTCGCAGCGTGCTTCGCAAGGAGGGCTTCTACTGCGAGGTTGACGATAGCGATCGCAAGATGCAGAAGAAGGTTCGcgaggcgcagctcgagCAGTGGAACTACATCCTCGtcgtgggcgagggcgagaagACCAACCGCACGGTTAACATTCGCACGAGGGACAACGTGGTGCACGGCGAGCACAAGCTGGAGGAGGGTCTGCTGGAGACCCTCCTCGAGGAGAGGAGGACGAAGAGCCTGACGTGCTTGTTCGGCGTGGAGAAgagtgcggcggcggcggcggagaaggcggcggcggacgctgccgcgaaggctgcggcggtTGAAGctgtcgccgaggcgcagtAGAGGGAGAGTTTTGTAGCTGCTTGAAAATATTATCGAGCCTGGCGAAAAGGAAGTGACAGCTGTTCGGGGTAAAGCCAGGTACACTCCTCAgaacgacgcgcgcacgacgcgatggcgagcgcggaggagactCCGCGCGAAAGCGAGatcccgtcggcgcggacggaagtcgcgcccgcggagaaAGAGGAGGGATGGGACAGCCAGGAAGAGGACCCCTcggaggcgcgaggaggagacccGCTCGTTTTGTtagcgctcgccgccgccgcggaactGGTCGAGGAGCCCCCGGAGCGGCCCGAACAGGCGGCAGGATTCGCGCCTGATCCATCTGAGGGGCACAAAGACTTCGTCGATACCCTGCTCGGCGGAGATGGAGCGTGCGCCCCGTCTCGCCGTGCCCTTCAAGCGCCCCGTTACCTCGCCGACCCGCTCAGCCGACTCGATACGAAGCGAACGAAGGAGCCGACGGCGGGTCTGTGGGACAACGCCGAGGTCCGAGGGCGCGTGGCGGACGTGGTCAACTCTCTGAAAGCAGAGGCATCGTTCgcatcgcgccccgcggccgccgcatCGCTCCCGTCacgcgacgatcccgcggGCGACAGCTTCGACTTGGGCTCactcggcggcagcctcgggcTTGGTGGCGGGCCCGATCGCGGTTCTTCCCCCCGCTTCTCGCCCCCGATAGCTCCAGTGACCGGGATGCCTCGGCTCGGAGAGAGGAAGCGCCGGAACGCCGTGTTCAACTCACCCCACCGCCTCGCTCCGTGGGGCGAAGGAGTGAGGGTCACACCGTCGCTGTCCCTCTCACCTCGTGAAGTCTTGGACAGGTACGATCGCTCCCCCGACCGTTccttcgaggaggagaacgCGGATGACTTACAATTTCACCTGGACATGGAGTATCCCCTGGCACACCAGCGGTCGGAACGGGTGGACGGGCGTGACGACGTGGATACGCCGGAGCTGTCGAGCGACGGCACCGAGGAGTCGCCCGTGAGGCTGAGACCAAACATCGGCTTAGCTTCACCTCGCTACACCTCGCGCTTCTTCagctcccgcggcggtcggtaAATCGTGATATTTGCGGAACATCGCGACGGATGTGTACAGTGCAGATGGTTGCAGGACACGCGATGAGTTGAGCGCGGTCATCCGCCTCGAGAGTGGACGATGTTAGAGAAGCCCCTTTTAACATTTACGAAGGTGAGAAATACACGGCTGTGCAGCTATTcctgcagcgcgcggcggccggtcGAGCGACCCTCTGGAggggcgcctcgacgccgtgcacgcGCAACCATGACATCATCATGGGACGATCTTCGCGCCACGCTGGCCAGCCTGGCGGATGCGTTCGGCAACCAGGCCGTCAAAGAGCTCgaggccgagggcgacgtgggctccagcgccgcgcgcgcgctcagcgacgccatcgcgggcgagcCGCGAGGTTCCGGCCGCAGggccgcggaggttgcgTGGGCGCGGCTTCAGGACGGTGTCGGGTGGACGACCCCGGCGTGGCGGGAGTGCTACGTCCTCGGGCAGCTGAGGGAGGCgaccgaggctggcgaggatgccgccgccgccgcctccgctgAAAAGGGCACCgagggagacgacggcgagggaacccgcggcgcgctcctgcgccgcgcgatgctcgccgTGGACATGGCTCACATAATGGGTGGACCGGGAGAGATCGTCCAGAGGTTCGGGCGAGCGATCGAGGCGATCatccgcgaggaccgcgcggatgccgaggtcgccggggacgcggcgctcatccctgacgtcctcccgccgcgcgccgcggtgacgatcGACCCGGAGCacgcgctcgaacgcgccgaggggaTCACCGCGAAGGAGTTCAAGCGCAACTATTTCAATGCCGATAAGCCCGTGTGCCTCGGCAACCTCGGCGGGTCGTggccggcgctggcgaagtGGCGCGACCTCCGTTGGCTGGCTCGCGAGCACGGTCACCGAAACGTCCCGCTCGAGGTTGGCGcctacgacgacgcggcgaactgGAAGGAGGAGGTGATGCTCCTCTCGTCGTTCATAGACGAGTACTTGATGCCGGGACTGAAAaaggagctcgcgggcgaggaccaAGGACGCGAAGGAAGGCGGATAGCGTACCTCGCGCAGCACCAACTCTTCGAGCAGTTACCCGGTTTGCTCGGCGActtcgacccgccgccggtgtgcgacgtcgcgggcggggtgcAGCGAGTGAACGCCTGGATAGGCACCGCCGGAACCGTCACGCCGTGCCATTTCGACAGCTACGATAACTTGCTGGGACAGGTGGCTGGGTACAAGTTCGTGCGGCTGTACTCGGAGGACGACTCGCCGTTTTTGTACCGGCACCAGGGCGCGTGGGCGGAGAACAGGTCGTGgccgggcgaggaggacggcgcgaacggcggcggtgacggcggcggcggcggcggcggtgcgggtgAGGGGAACAGGGTTGCCATGGGTAAACCGAGACGCGACGCTCAGGGGAACATATcgcgcgtggacgtggagcGCCCCGACCTCGAGCGGTTCCCGCTGTTTGCCAAGGCGACGCACATGGACGTGGTGCTCGGTCCCGGGGAGTTCATATACATCCCCGCCAGGTGCTGGCACTACGTCAGGGCGTTAACCACCAGCGTGTCGCTCAACTTCCTGTTCTAGCTGAGGGTTAGGGTGAAAAATAGCTATAGCTCATccaacgtcgtcgccggagtcgTTCGCACGTACTGACTTACTGAGCTTCTCCCCAGTCCAAACCACGCTCATCATCGAGGTGACAAATCCCATCGCCGTTTGCTGACACGCGCTGCGCACTGTCTGCCACGGTGGCAAATGGGCTCACGAGATTTCCTGCACTGTTTTGGATTTTAGGGTGTAGTTTTGGTCAATTGACCAAAAATTTCCGATCGTCGAAACGTCGTCACGTATATTTCTCACGACCCCTACTCTCCATTATCGGCCCGTCCCGTGATCCCATTGGATACGAGATCGATTCAGGGTCGCTCGTTCGAAGCTAATCCGAGGCTTTCCGTCTGTGGCCTCCGGTTGGAAGGCGTGGTTTTAGCCTCCGCGGGATCCGGCAAGAACGCCATTACCGCACGCTCCTGTATCACCTTCCAACGAAACACAGCACAATGGCCGCTGTTGTCTCTGcttcccgcgtcgtcgcgggcgcctccagctccgtcgcgctctcccgcggccgcgctcaGCTCAAGGCTGTGAAGATGGGCAAGGCTCAGGCCCGTGGCTCcatggtcgtcgtcgcggtacGTAAATCGCGCGTttcccacccgcgcgcggcgagaaaTCCCGTGCGGTTCGCTCGACGATATCGAGGGATGTCGTCTCCAATAGATGACGCGCTCagtctccgcgctcgtcgtggtTGAACCGCATGGCGCGCGCCCAACCGGCTCCGCAATCGGGAAAAAAAGAGGATATCGCCGGCCCGCGTAGGGTCTGAGGGCTTGGTTTTATCCGCAATCGCACCGctccgtccgtcgccgtaTACTGACGTTTCCGATCCCGATCCAcaggccggcgccgtcgccaacggcTACGCCTCCGCTCTCGTCGAGGCGTGCGCTGACGCCAAGGCTCTCGACTCCGTCCACGGCGACATCGAGACCATCACCGCCTACATGGCTGCCAACCCCGCCATGAGCACCTTCCTGGCCAACCCCACCATGGagcccaagaagaagaaggatgtgctcgccaagctcggcAAGGAGGCTTCCTTCCACCCCTTCACCTCCAACTTCCTCAACCTTCTCGTCGACAAGTCCCGCATCGGTcagctcgacgccatcgctGAGGAGTTCGAGGCTCTCTACTGCGAGTCCACTGACACCCAGGTGAGTGAACGCCCCCCCGTATTTTATCCCTTTTTTGCGCTTTCGGATAGAATGAGCAAGatcgcgacccgccgccgaaccgTATGCTGACCTCATCGCTCCCTTTCTACCCCGGATCAGGTTGCCACCGTGACTTCCGCTGTCAAGCTCGAGAACGAGCAGCAGTTCATGATCGCCAAGAAGATCCAGGAGATGACCGGCGCCAAGAACATCAAGCTCAAGCCCGAGGTTGACCCCTCCCTCCTTGGCGGCTTCGTTGTCACCTACGGCAAGGACGGTTCCGGTTACATTGACATGTCCGTCGCGGGCCAGGTTCGTCAGCTCAAGAACgagatcgtcgtcgcctaAGCGATTACGATTCGGTTCTTAGCGGGTGTGTT
This DNA window, taken from Micromonas commoda chromosome 2, complete sequence, encodes the following:
- a CDS encoding predicted protein, which codes for MCHLHRMLDSADFDRLLKGLQNEMKAKKVRSVVEKGPPPLPTSSGGTSRNGFGTFTPRGRSLNATPDRTRPNSRSERVDGDLLSQHKFGRRAGGAAAGANQRKDTHALDSGRVSPAPLPLAEPVARKPIARGGGGGGDDGSAKMMDALRARASIKSSPQRGPGGSRNGSPPGGDGGNGGKLLEALAPAFVKLKSKDWTERLDGLRKLEAVAKRANSASFTERATTQMFDVMTPTIGDSNSKVSSQALETLTDILPSIRDGMAPALKTLVPKLAAGIGSTNEKVRGAAEEACESLVDSVSPELLAQPFAHCVTYGVARAKPALLHRLADVVEAVHPTKPQLISKHVLPAAMSTLMNEKNLEIKAANASLVSTIARLLGKEALLQHAQAISPAAERKMEQCLSGK
- a CDS encoding predicted protein translates to MAAMTVSMTGVRASATPSTRRARIGSRQVAPSAFRRAAVTSGRRSNALVVKAEGMDDIMKKYNEITYKIPPIVTAAAVPVVGLSLLCKAVTGHGLPGTLLGSIEGISWLVLPLGAGSLAPKLGDLGKAADVSEAIKILTTEGRAYGGFGEDSRGKNATERLASISKAVDPNSPLGQQMADIERRKKELESETPEQKAAREALKKELAAQALGLGKDISSDSEKEADEKGRDGLLAKPVTQTLKESMTVENYDEDITKYDDKALGSKLNLSTTEVEKGAPKNNKGDKWREQYRQEEDAAGAAE
- a CDS encoding predicted protein, translating into LRGYGAARLVPRRDYALSELKLNGIEAEKLLSPTESTISGLRDVLGRVALVSVGAWVLSSHPSGAQVTGVLATAAAAIAIDQVTFAGGMEALALDTLAQATSKTYVARLRLHEAAHFLVAYLMGILPKGYTLSSLDAYKEYGALNVQAGCAFCDGAFQAEVAKGKITSGSLGRFSCVALAGIGMEYVAYGFAEGGVADVRQLDGMLRALAFSQKKSDSEVRWAVLNTISILRRHEGTVRKLSERMAAGASVGECIRLIEDSLD
- a CDS encoding predicted protein, whose product is MTTTAVTVALAPAAPRVAATRRHRQPAPNRRARAGVVAKAVEIEPDGVLDDMPEGAPSPPAPEPIAARTVSRAPLACPVSLQALDDAGYSPRNGLRYGKTDGIWDLTIGAATNARSSEPVSLQDLARSFLPPELRGLIPTSSYLGTSTFETPQVAFAYERGWRDSFARAGFPGPDEEFRLAQAKLLPFAAGKCVVDASCGSGLFTRRFVKSGDYGCVVALDFSDAMLRQARTFATEEGLVDGKNEATLTNQEDLLFVRADIARIPMTSDSVGGVHAGAAIHCWPQPREAVAEICRVLEPGGSFCGTTFLTPQLPFADDETQQRVDAAMRELQAAVVGRAGGARGFRQWNKKDLRDLCVECGLVDFECDIRGGFIFFSARKPAPVA
- a CDS encoding predicted protein produces the protein MADTEAPVAPTEPAGPSPYEEKAPYYAKRIELFEKYFEREGAKVEEAKSKNEPIKVVMPDGAIKEGIKFVTSPWDIAMGIHKKLAQGSLLAHVDGQDWDMRRPLEGDCSLKLFGFDDPEGKELYWHSSAHVLGEALELEYGADLTIGPSIEEGFYYDCFLGERTLSASETDGIQKRMEAIIKEKQPFQRIVVSRAEALEMFQENKFKVELISNLPEDATISCYRCGPMVDLCRGPHLPDTAWIKTVSVNQCSRAHWRADVTKDPLVRVYAVTFPDKKLMAEYKLRIEEAKKRDHRLIGLNQELFFFHTLSPGSCFFLPQGAKIYNKLMEFIREKYWEYEYDEVITPNVYNFDLWKTSGHAAHYKENMFSFDVEKAEFGLKPMNCPGHCVMFGNRKRSFRELPMRLADFGVLHRNEFSGALHGLTRVRRFQQDDAHIFCRQDQMEKELAAFVKMLDEIYEVFGLTYEMKLSTRPEGYLGELETWNKAEAALEAALNGTGKEWKLNPGDGAFYGPKIDITVFDALKRRFQCATVQLDFQLPIRFNLSYVSEANEPERPIIIHRAILGSVERMFAILTEHFAGKWPFWLSPRQVMIVPISEQSRDYAHEVRSVLRKEGFYCEVDDSDRKMQKKVREAQLEQWNYILVVGEGEKTNRTVNIRTRDNVVHGEHKLEEGLLETLLEERRTKSLTCLFGVEKSAAAAAEKAAADAAAKAAAVEAVAEAQ